A single genomic interval of Lentimicrobium saccharophilum harbors:
- a CDS encoding MFS transporter — protein sequence MSKQDNSFRVGMSAFGAIFFIFGFATTFIVTLSAPIKEIFGLSEFGAQLLASAFFIAYPIMSIPTGKLIDRIGYKSTVIAGLVLMALGSFIYIPASRLPSFPIFLLGTFVLATGVVFLQVAANPYVTAIGPEKSASSRLNLTQALNSIATMIAPWLISVAIFRGLNPLSPDYALEAAEKVPLPFIIMGIGVILVAVILMSIKLPVIAAEKKEKKSILKYPHVVLGALAIFTYVGAEVGNAGLIVNYLKKSLMMTGEEASTYAAIYWGGAMVGRFFGSFMFSGISVSKKITYAIPVLILALVSGAFVTGWNWNIGGVFLGVAFANFLIMQIGTGKAAKTLAIFALVAAALDLLTTFTTGNVALWTIISIGLFNSIMFPNIFSLAVKDLDNAELSSASGLINSLILGGAIIPPIMGGVADNFGYTWAFIVPAICYLYIFFYAIRGAQIRK from the coding sequence ATGAGTAAACAGGACAACAGTTTCAGAGTAGGAATGTCTGCCTTTGGAGCCATTTTTTTCATTTTTGGATTTGCAACAACATTTATTGTTACGTTGTCAGCCCCCATCAAGGAAATCTTCGGCCTCTCGGAGTTCGGGGCCCAGCTACTTGCTTCCGCTTTTTTTATTGCTTATCCGATTATGTCAATCCCCACGGGTAAACTGATAGACCGGATCGGGTACAAGTCAACGGTCATTGCCGGATTGGTCCTGATGGCACTGGGTAGTTTTATTTACATACCTGCATCCAGGCTCCCATCGTTCCCTATTTTTCTGCTAGGCACTTTTGTATTGGCTACAGGAGTTGTTTTTCTGCAGGTTGCTGCAAATCCTTATGTCACTGCGATCGGCCCTGAAAAATCGGCTTCAAGCCGCCTCAACCTCACCCAGGCATTGAATTCCATCGCCACCATGATCGCCCCCTGGCTGATCTCCGTGGCAATTTTCAGGGGATTAAACCCTTTGAGTCCTGACTATGCATTGGAAGCCGCTGAAAAAGTACCGTTGCCATTTATCATCATGGGAATCGGCGTTATCCTCGTGGCCGTAATTCTGATGTCGATCAAACTCCCGGTGATTGCCGCTGAAAAGAAAGAAAAGAAAAGCATTCTCAAATATCCCCATGTTGTGCTGGGCGCTCTGGCCATTTTTACCTACGTTGGTGCTGAAGTAGGAAATGCAGGTCTGATCGTGAATTATCTCAAGAAATCCCTGATGATGACCGGTGAAGAAGCCTCAACCTATGCCGCCATCTATTGGGGCGGAGCCATGGTTGGCCGATTCTTTGGCTCATTTATGTTCTCAGGCATCAGCGTTTCAAAGAAAATCACTTATGCCATCCCTGTTCTGATACTCGCACTTGTTTCCGGCGCATTTGTCACCGGATGGAACTGGAATATCGGAGGCGTTTTTCTTGGGGTTGCCTTTGCCAACTTCCTGATCATGCAGATCGGAACAGGTAAAGCTGCAAAAACCCTGGCCATTTTTGCATTGGTTGCCGCAGCACTCGACCTGCTTACCACTTTTACCACAGGGAATGTCGCGCTGTGGACCATAATTTCAATCGGTCTTTTCAATTCAATTATGTTTCCCAATATTTTCTCGCTGGCGGTTAAAGACCTTGATAATGCAGAACTCAGCAGCGCTTCAGGTCTGATCAACTCGCTCATCCTTGGCGGAGCTATTATTCCGCCCATTATGGGAGGCGTGGCTGACAATTTTGGCTACACCTGGGCATTTATTGTCCCGGCCATCTGTTACCTGTATATCTTCTTCTATGCCATCAGAGGCGCACAAATCAGAAAATAA
- a CDS encoding sulfurtransferase: MKKFLFATIALILTGTAVLAQDLMTVAELSSKLKDANYIVVSAEVETEYAKVHINNAVNVSYKSLEKSGGIEGLLNTPAELAKILGAKGVTEKKTIVVYDEGAGKYASRLYWVLKYLGAPDVKVLDGGMSAWKAGRKPVTKNPTTVKPATFTPAVNKAIYADMKEVQGASGNSKVILVDLRENVEFSGKDPKNNKGRIPGSVNVDHTTLMTAASTYKSKAELEKIFSAAGATKDKTIILVCPTGVRAGKGYFALKSILGYPNVKIYEGGVNEWAATSSNKLEK, from the coding sequence ATGAAAAAATTCCTATTTGCGACAATCGCGCTGATTTTAACGGGCACGGCTGTATTGGCCCAGGACCTTATGACCGTTGCCGAACTGAGCTCCAAACTGAAAGATGCCAACTACATCGTGGTTTCGGCAGAAGTTGAAACTGAATATGCCAAGGTTCACATCAATAATGCCGTAAATGTTTCTTACAAAAGCCTCGAAAAATCCGGAGGAATCGAAGGCCTTCTTAACACACCGGCTGAACTTGCCAAGATCCTTGGTGCCAAAGGTGTCACTGAAAAGAAAACCATTGTTGTATATGATGAAGGTGCAGGTAAGTATGCCTCAAGACTTTACTGGGTGCTGAAATACCTGGGAGCTCCGGATGTAAAAGTCCTGGATGGCGGAATGTCAGCCTGGAAAGCCGGCCGGAAACCTGTAACTAAAAATCCAACAACGGTAAAACCGGCAACTTTCACTCCGGCAGTAAATAAAGCCATTTATGCTGATATGAAAGAGGTGCAGGGCGCTTCCGGAAACTCTAAAGTAATCCTTGTTGACCTTCGTGAAAATGTTGAATTCAGCGGCAAAGATCCCAAGAACAATAAAGGAAGAATCCCCGGCTCAGTGAATGTAGATCACACCACCCTTATGACGGCCGCCAGTACCTATAAATCAAAGGCTGAACTCGAAAAAATCTTCAGTGCTGCAGGAGCAACCAAAGACAAAACAATTATCCTTGTATGCCCAACCGGTGTCAGAGCAGGGAAAGGTTACTTTGCACTCAAATCTATACTTGGCTATCCCAATGTAAAGATTTATGAAGGAGGTGTAAACGAATGGGCTGCAACATCATCGAATAAACTCGAAAAATAG
- a CDS encoding porin encodes MKKILFIITIIGAFAITRVSAQGCGGAPSDEGLKMFGFLQSQYEHHFTEPSKNSFTFERARIGAMGKIPYDFSYYVVAELSPFISANPYLLDAFITYDRFNMARLSVGAFKTPFGLETNTACNGLMTVYRSTATLQMVAPFRDMGAMLLGGNDTTFVSYQLGLMNGGGLLKFDNNKKKDIVGRVVFHPWDFLYVGGSFRYGYPSYQNDKDSRTTLGGELKLKYRGFTLLGEYIMDEGDYNRDLGGGCSGNLIELGKERSGGYVTLAYMTKWNIEPVFMYDFFDSGNATGYEESNMTFGVNYFFNDWTRLQVNYVYRAESPVEIPTDEIVVQLQVKF; translated from the coding sequence ATGAAAAAGATACTTTTCATTATAACAATAATCGGTGCATTTGCGATCACCCGGGTATCTGCACAGGGCTGCGGCGGCGCTCCATCAGATGAAGGACTGAAGATGTTCGGTTTCCTTCAATCTCAATATGAACATCACTTTACCGAACCTTCAAAAAACAGTTTTACATTTGAAAGGGCGCGCATAGGTGCAATGGGAAAAATTCCCTATGACTTCTCCTATTATGTGGTTGCAGAACTCAGCCCGTTTATCTCCGCTAATCCGTACCTGCTTGATGCTTTTATCACCTATGACAGGTTTAATATGGCCAGGCTTTCAGTCGGCGCATTCAAAACCCCTTTCGGGTTGGAAACAAACACCGCCTGCAATGGCCTGATGACTGTATACCGTTCAACCGCCACCCTGCAGATGGTTGCTCCCTTCCGCGATATGGGCGCAATGCTCCTTGGCGGAAACGATACCACTTTTGTATCCTATCAGCTGGGGCTGATGAATGGCGGCGGATTGCTTAAATTCGACAACAACAAGAAAAAAGATATTGTCGGACGGGTTGTGTTTCACCCATGGGATTTCCTGTATGTCGGCGGAAGTTTCCGCTACGGTTATCCATCATATCAGAATGATAAGGACAGCCGAACCACCCTCGGCGGTGAGCTGAAACTCAAATACCGCGGATTTACCCTGTTGGGTGAATATATCATGGATGAAGGAGATTACAACCGCGACCTCGGTGGCGGATGCAGCGGAAACCTGATCGAATTGGGGAAAGAAAGAAGCGGTGGATACGTTACCCTTGCTTATATGACAAAATGGAATATTGAGCCGGTGTTTATGTACGATTTCTTCGATTCAGGCAACGCAACAGGATATGAGGAAAGTAACATGACTTTCGGGGTTAACTATTTCTTCAACGACTGGACCCGCCTGCAGGTAAATTATGTTTACCGTGCCGAATCACCGGTTGAAATTCCGACCGACGAAATCGTTGTTCAATTACAGGTTAAATTTTAA
- a CDS encoding rhodanese-like domain-containing protein, protein MKKMMRLFLILAIVPAIFLSSCKKENEENFDAQKALTNYLVANNLDINTIIGGFVMGAPADGDVSAKYVIDIRTADEFAQGHIVNAHRADLKDILTEAAKADKPILVVCKSGQTATHAVALLRLSGYPDAQALKWGMSGWNSTLDIWSNNIGSIAEGNTNWVSTAAPTNLTFGSPKFTSADTIPANILRARVNAVLEEGFKTVQPADVLANPGNYFINNYFSETDYAGFGHVTGAYRINPLLVGEGQVNYLDSSKEVLTYCYTGQTSAAITAYLRVIGYNAKSIMWGMNKFNNASNAWGESVNKWKPTMSKNLPIVTGN, encoded by the coding sequence ATGAAAAAAATGATGAGATTATTCCTGATTCTGGCCATTGTACCGGCGATTTTTCTCTCCAGCTGCAAAAAGGAAAATGAAGAAAATTTTGATGCTCAAAAAGCGCTTACAAACTATCTTGTTGCCAATAACCTTGACATCAACACCATTATTGGCGGATTTGTAATGGGCGCTCCTGCTGATGGAGATGTATCCGCAAAATATGTAATTGATATCCGCACAGCCGACGAGTTTGCGCAAGGACATATCGTAAATGCGCACAGGGCAGACCTGAAGGACATCCTCACCGAAGCTGCAAAAGCGGATAAACCTATCCTCGTTGTTTGCAAATCGGGTCAGACAGCAACGCATGCTGTTGCCCTGCTCCGCCTTTCGGGTTATCCCGATGCCCAGGCCCTGAAATGGGGAATGAGCGGATGGAACTCCACCCTTGACATCTGGAGCAACAACATAGGAAGTATTGCAGAAGGAAATACCAACTGGGTAAGCACTGCAGCTCCTACCAATCTTACCTTCGGGAGCCCGAAATTCACAAGCGCTGATACCATTCCTGCCAATATTCTCAGGGCCCGTGTAAATGCGGTACTTGAAGAAGGGTTCAAAACTGTTCAGCCGGCCGATGTGCTTGCCAACCCGGGCAATTACTTTATCAACAATTATTTCAGCGAAACTGATTATGCAGGTTTTGGTCATGTAACCGGAGCCTACAGAATTAATCCCCTGCTCGTGGGAGAAGGCCAGGTCAATTATCTTGACTCTTCTAAAGAAGTACTTACTTATTGCTACACAGGCCAGACCTCTGCAGCCATTACCGCATACCTCAGGGTGATCGGGTACAATGCAAAAAGCATCATGTGGGGGATGAACAAATTTAACAACGCAAGCAACGCCTGGGGCGAATCGGTCAACAAGTGGAAACCCACCATGTCGAAGAACCTTCCAATCGTTACCGGTAATTAA
- a CDS encoding rhodanese-like domain-containing protein has translation MKQTVFALTIIFALAACSRQEKYASADEMVENALKEVKLITADELYELMNGEEVYTLIDVRQPEEHYPGYIPGSINIPRGSLEFNIADSSFWENVGLYMPLQEEKIVVYDQKGKRGILAAQTLRKLGYQNVLALKEGWKRWELTYPDIYEKSLEKLGGGNHEAPKSGGGC, from the coding sequence ATGAAACAAACAGTATTTGCACTGACGATCATTTTCGCGCTTGCCGCCTGCAGCAGACAGGAAAAATATGCATCAGCCGACGAAATGGTGGAGAATGCGCTGAAAGAAGTTAAACTGATTACGGCAGACGAACTTTATGAACTGATGAACGGTGAAGAAGTTTATACCCTCATCGACGTCAGGCAGCCCGAAGAGCATTATCCCGGATACATCCCGGGTTCTATCAACATTCCCCGGGGCAGCCTTGAATTCAACATTGCCGACTCGTCTTTCTGGGAAAATGTGGGCCTGTATATGCCGCTCCAGGAGGAAAAAATCGTGGTTTATGACCAGAAAGGCAAGAGAGGAATTCTGGCAGCCCAAACTCTCCGGAAACTGGGATATCAGAACGTTCTGGCATTGAAAGAAGGGTGGAAAAGATGGGAACTGACCTATCCTGACATTTATGAAAAAAGTCTTGAAAAGCTTGGCGGAGGCAACCATGAAGCTCCTAAATCGGGTGGAGGTTGCTGA
- a CDS encoding cytochrome b/b6 domain-containing protein: MQKVKIFSRFERFWHWTQMAIVILLTLTGFEIHGNYTIFGFEAAVRLHNAFAITFILLGIFTIFWLFVTGQYKNFIPTRRNFTKQIRYYTYGMFKGDAHPVKRTMSNKMNPLQRFTYFGLLILIFPVQTITGLLYMYYHYPQNPIDAGGLWIAVITHTMGAFLMVAFLIVHVYMTTTGHRITTDIKAMISGYEDEPEEETETKNQPA; encoded by the coding sequence ATGCAAAAAGTCAAAATATTTTCCCGCTTCGAACGCTTCTGGCACTGGACACAGATGGCAATTGTGATACTTCTTACCCTCACCGGTTTTGAAATTCACGGGAACTACACCATTTTCGGATTTGAAGCCGCTGTGCGCCTTCACAATGCATTTGCCATCACATTTATTCTGCTTGGGATCTTCACCATTTTCTGGCTGTTTGTAACCGGACAATACAAAAACTTTATCCCAACCCGCAGGAACTTCACAAAGCAAATTAGGTATTATACCTATGGGATGTTCAAGGGCGACGCGCATCCGGTAAAAAGAACCATGTCCAATAAAATGAATCCGCTGCAGCGGTTCACCTACTTTGGATTACTTATCCTGATATTCCCCGTTCAAACCATCACCGGCCTGCTCTATATGTATTATCACTACCCTCAGAACCCCATTGATGCCGGTGGCCTGTGGATCGCTGTCATAACCCATACCATGGGGGCTTTTCTGATGGTTGCCTTTTTGATCGTACATGTGTATATGACCACAACCGGACATCGCATCACAACCGACATCAAGGCGATGATTTCAGGCTATGAAGATGAACCTGAGGAAGAAACTGAAACAAAAAATCAACCTGCTTAA
- a CDS encoding tetrathionate reductase family octaheme c-type cytochrome, producing the protein MNNFLQKLTTLLVVLVLPALVIFATVHFGNRRGNPEKFVYQNRADIEKKVDHSQFEILQQDFERPQDLTAACLSCHNKRDDELMASAHWRWERESELPNGRGTVSIGKKNLINNYCASAESNNGSCMRCHIGYGWKDKTFDFEDPTNLDCLVCHDNTNTYKKRKGGAGMPSTHENATAEFPVPDYNYIAQNVGKPLKENCGFCHFHGGGGNNVKHGDLEEAMLDCSREVDVHMAKAGQDMSCNDCHLTERHNITGRAYSVSSENNNRATCEHCHTSTPHNDKVIDLHNHKVACQTCHIPVYAKVNPTVMYWDWSVAGRTDENGNPITEYDVNHKYSYLSIKGRFVWDDHVKPEYFWFNGTADHYLYGDTISEIPVKINTLMGKYEESDAKIWPVKVHRGKQAYDVVTKEIVNVKVFAEKKGEGAFWEDLKWDTAIQLGMEYAGRYYSGQHDFVSTEMYWPLNHQVSPKEQTLKCIDCHTRSEEGRLANLAGFYLPGRDYAKGVDYTGFILIIISITGVVVHSLMRLFYKKG; encoded by the coding sequence ATGAATAATTTTCTGCAAAAACTCACAACGCTCCTGGTCGTTTTGGTTTTACCAGCCCTGGTAATCTTTGCCACAGTCCATTTCGGCAACCGGCGGGGCAATCCGGAAAAGTTTGTTTATCAAAACAGGGCGGATATTGAAAAAAAAGTTGACCATTCGCAATTCGAAATTCTGCAACAGGACTTTGAACGCCCGCAGGACCTTACGGCCGCCTGCCTCTCCTGTCATAACAAACGTGACGATGAACTGATGGCATCGGCACACTGGAGGTGGGAACGAGAATCGGAGCTCCCAAACGGCAGAGGAACGGTAAGCATTGGAAAGAAAAACCTGATCAATAACTACTGTGCTTCCGCTGAAAGCAATAATGGATCCTGTATGCGTTGCCATATCGGATATGGATGGAAGGACAAAACCTTTGACTTCGAGGACCCGACAAACCTTGACTGTCTGGTATGCCATGACAATACCAATACTTATAAGAAACGTAAAGGTGGTGCTGGTATGCCATCAACCCATGAAAACGCAACCGCAGAGTTTCCGGTTCCGGATTATAATTACATCGCCCAAAATGTGGGTAAGCCCCTGAAGGAGAATTGCGGATTCTGCCATTTCCATGGCGGAGGTGGTAATAATGTAAAGCACGGTGACCTGGAAGAGGCCATGCTTGACTGTTCGCGCGAGGTGGACGTGCATATGGCAAAAGCAGGGCAGGACATGTCGTGCAACGATTGTCACCTGACCGAGCGCCACAACATTACCGGAAGGGCTTACAGTGTTTCATCCGAAAATAACAACCGGGCAACCTGCGAACATTGCCACACCAGTACACCTCACAATGATAAGGTAATCGACCTTCACAATCATAAGGTAGCCTGTCAGACTTGCCATATCCCGGTGTATGCCAAGGTTAATCCCACTGTTATGTATTGGGATTGGTCTGTTGCGGGACGTACGGATGAAAACGGCAATCCGATCACTGAATACGATGTCAATCATAAATACAGCTACCTCTCTATTAAAGGCCGGTTTGTATGGGATGACCATGTTAAGCCGGAATACTTTTGGTTCAATGGTACCGCTGATCACTACCTGTACGGTGATACGATTTCGGAAATACCGGTTAAAATCAATACCCTTATGGGTAAATATGAAGAATCTGATGCCAAAATCTGGCCGGTAAAGGTGCACCGTGGTAAACAAGCCTATGATGTTGTTACAAAAGAAATAGTTAATGTCAAGGTTTTTGCCGAAAAGAAAGGTGAAGGCGCTTTCTGGGAAGACCTTAAATGGGATACCGCAATTCAGCTTGGAATGGAGTATGCAGGAAGGTATTACAGCGGTCAGCATGATTTTGTTTCCACAGAAATGTACTGGCCCCTGAACCACCAGGTTTCTCCAAAGGAACAAACCCTGAAATGCATTGACTGTCATACGCGAAGCGAAGAAGGCCGTTTGGCTAACCTGGCAGGATTCTATCTTCCCGGAAGAGATTATGCCAAAGGCGTGGACTATACAGGGTTTATCCTGATCATCATTTCCATAACCGGAGTGGTTGTTCACAGTCTGATGAGGCTCTTTTATAAAAAAGGTTAA
- a CDS encoding Crp/Fnr family transcriptional regulator, with translation MELLTSQELELLDSKMVEVSYRKGEIICKQGAPATQLMIVRDGLVKIYMENNSGENLVLHIMPEMNIIGLSSLFEGNNIYQFSAQAYLDTRVQVIDMSTFKQLIRSNSSFSLKVISLLAEYNTIISGRFYCLTQKQTYGRFADVLLCLANRIYKQQKFPLQLSRKELAEIAGMSVESVARILTRFKEEELIELECKHLNILDYNRMFDISQKG, from the coding sequence ATGGAGTTGCTGACCAGTCAGGAACTTGAACTGCTTGATTCAAAAATGGTGGAGGTAAGCTACCGGAAAGGTGAGATTATATGCAAACAGGGAGCACCAGCCACCCAATTGATGATTGTAAGGGATGGGCTTGTAAAAATCTATATGGAGAACAATTCCGGCGAAAACCTTGTTCTGCACATTATGCCTGAAATGAACATTATCGGGTTGTCTTCACTTTTTGAGGGAAACAATATCTATCAGTTTTCAGCCCAGGCATATCTTGATACCCGGGTTCAGGTAATTGATATGTCAACTTTTAAACAGCTGATTCGCTCGAACTCTTCATTTTCACTGAAAGTAATCAGCCTGCTGGCTGAATACAATACAATAATCAGCGGCCGGTTTTATTGTCTCACTCAAAAGCAGACCTACGGACGTTTTGCTGATGTTCTGCTCTGCCTTGCCAACAGGATTTACAAGCAGCAGAAGTTCCCCCTGCAGCTTTCGCGAAAAGAACTTGCTGAAATCGCAGGCATGTCGGTTGAAAGCGTGGCGCGGATACTGACGCGATTCAAAGAAGAGGAACTGATTGAACTTGAGTGCAAGCATCTGAACATACTGGACTATAACAGGATGTTTGATATAAGCCAGAAAGGGTAA